A region of Stigmatella erecta DNA encodes the following proteins:
- the alc gene encoding allantoicase has translation MQTPEEGKIRVAFAELIDLVSEKVGGKALLANDEFFAPKENLLKPGRGVFIPDKYTEFGKWMDGWETRRKRVPGYDWCILQLGLPGVIRGVNVDTNHFLGNFPEYASVDALEVTGSPSPESLVDAAWTEVVPRTKLSGGTQNFLPVASERRWTHVRLNIYPDGGVARFRVHGVVRPDLAALRASEGVDLAAAENGGTVVTCNDAFFGPKDNLIMPGRAVNMGEGWETRRKRVPGFDWIVVKLAAPGTVQRVEVDTNHYKGNFPDMCSLEGCTLKEDLLDFANAKDIAWQEILPKTKLQAHHRHFFEAELKASGPFTHVRLNIFPDGGISRLRLHGRAS, from the coding sequence ATGCAGACACCTGAAGAGGGCAAGATCCGCGTTGCCTTCGCCGAGCTCATCGACCTTGTCTCCGAGAAGGTGGGCGGCAAGGCCCTCCTGGCCAATGACGAGTTCTTCGCGCCCAAGGAGAACCTGCTCAAGCCGGGCCGGGGCGTCTTCATCCCGGACAAGTACACGGAGTTCGGCAAGTGGATGGATGGCTGGGAGACGCGGCGCAAGCGCGTGCCCGGCTACGACTGGTGCATCCTCCAGCTCGGCCTGCCCGGCGTCATCCGCGGCGTGAACGTGGACACCAACCACTTCCTGGGCAACTTCCCCGAGTACGCCTCGGTGGATGCGCTGGAGGTGACGGGCTCGCCCTCGCCGGAGTCGCTGGTGGACGCGGCGTGGACCGAGGTGGTGCCGCGCACGAAGCTCTCCGGGGGCACGCAGAACTTCCTGCCCGTGGCCAGCGAGCGCCGCTGGACGCACGTGCGGCTCAACATCTACCCGGACGGCGGCGTGGCGCGCTTCCGCGTGCACGGCGTGGTGCGGCCGGACCTGGCGGCGCTGCGCGCGAGCGAGGGCGTGGACCTGGCGGCGGCGGAGAACGGGGGCACCGTCGTCACGTGCAATGACGCGTTCTTCGGGCCCAAGGACAACCTCATCATGCCGGGCCGGGCGGTGAACATGGGCGAGGGCTGGGAGACGCGGCGCAAGCGCGTGCCCGGCTTTGACTGGATCGTCGTGAAGCTGGCGGCGCCGGGCACCGTGCAGCGCGTGGAGGTGGACACCAACCACTACAAGGGCAACTTCCCGGACATGTGCTCGCTGGAGGGGTGCACGCTGAAGGAGGACCTGCTCGACTTCGCCAACGCGAAGGACATCGCCTGGCAGGAGATCCTCCCGAAGACGAAGCTCCAGGCGCACCACCGCCACTTCTTCGAGGCCGAGCTGAAGGCCTCGGGGCCCTTCACCCACGTGCGCCTGAACATCTTCCCAGATGGAGGGATCAGCCGGTTGCGCCTCCACGGGCGTGCGTCGTGA
- a CDS encoding SDR family NAD(P)-dependent oxidoreductase, which produces MGKTLVGKVALVTGGSRGIGAAIAKRLAEEGADVAISYVASAQKAEDVVRELQGQGVRAAAFQADQAHPAEVTALVQAAAKHFGKLDILVNSAGVFVTGVVGDPSSDVAAFDKQFAINVGGVAAAVRAAVPLLSDGGRIISIGTTGASRAPFAGIGDYVASKAAVAAYTRAWARDLGPRGITVNIVQPGAIDTDMNPANSAHASALTQLAALGRYGRPEELAAAVAFLAGPDASYITGTTLNVDGGQTT; this is translated from the coding sequence ATGGGGAAGACACTCGTTGGCAAGGTGGCGCTGGTGACCGGGGGTTCGCGTGGCATTGGGGCCGCCATCGCGAAGCGGCTCGCGGAGGAGGGGGCGGATGTCGCCATCAGCTACGTGGCCTCCGCCCAGAAGGCCGAGGACGTCGTGCGCGAACTCCAGGGCCAGGGCGTCCGCGCGGCGGCCTTCCAGGCAGACCAGGCCCACCCTGCGGAAGTCACGGCGCTGGTCCAGGCGGCGGCCAAGCACTTCGGCAAGCTCGACATCCTCGTCAACAGCGCGGGTGTCTTCGTCACCGGTGTGGTGGGAGACCCTTCGAGCGACGTGGCGGCCTTCGACAAGCAGTTCGCCATCAACGTCGGGGGCGTCGCCGCCGCCGTGCGCGCGGCGGTTCCGCTCCTCAGTGATGGCGGACGCATCATTTCCATCGGAACCACGGGCGCCAGCCGCGCGCCCTTCGCCGGCATTGGCGACTACGTCGCGAGCAAGGCCGCCGTGGCGGCCTATACCCGCGCCTGGGCCCGGGACCTGGGGCCCCGGGGAATCACCGTGAACATCGTCCAGCCCGGAGCCATCGACACCGACATGAACCCCGCGAACAGCGCGCACGCGTCCGCCCTGACACAGCTGGCCGCGCTGGGCCGCTATGGCCGGCCCGAGGAGCTGGCCGCGGCGGTCGCCTTCCTCGCCGGCCCGGATGCCAGCTACATCACGGGCACCACGCTCAATGTGGACGGCGGACAGACCACATGA
- a CDS encoding TetR/AcrR family transcriptional regulator, with protein MAMGRPRAFNIDEAVEQALQVFLSKGYEGASLADLTQAMGINPPSLYSAFGSKEGLFRKALERYAGERGACLSEALAQPTARAVVEHLLRAVAGLQTGEHRPQGCLLVQGALVCGDAAEPIREELASRRGATQRALQVRLERAKKEGDLPRDANPAALALFVSILIQGMAVHASAGTRREELHQAVDVALLAWETKSRPR; from the coding sequence ATGGCGATGGGCCGCCCGAGGGCCTTCAACATCGATGAGGCGGTGGAGCAGGCGCTGCAGGTGTTCCTGAGCAAGGGCTACGAGGGCGCGTCCCTGGCGGATTTGACGCAGGCCATGGGCATCAACCCGCCCAGCCTCTACTCCGCCTTTGGCAGCAAGGAGGGGCTCTTCCGGAAGGCGCTCGAGCGCTATGCCGGTGAGCGCGGGGCGTGTCTGAGCGAGGCGCTCGCGCAGCCGACGGCCCGGGCGGTGGTCGAGCACCTGCTCCGGGCGGTCGCCGGCCTGCAGACCGGGGAGCACCGGCCTCAGGGCTGTCTGCTGGTGCAGGGGGCGCTTGTCTGTGGGGACGCGGCGGAGCCCATCCGGGAGGAGCTGGCCTCACGGCGGGGGGCCACCCAGCGGGCCCTTCAGGTGCGCCTGGAGCGCGCGAAGAAGGAGGGAGATCTGCCGCGCGATGCGAACCCGGCCGCGCTGGCGCTCTTCGTCTCGATTCTCATCCAGGGCATGGCCGTGCACGCCTCCGCGGGGACCCGCCGGGAAGAGCTGCACCAGGCCGTGGACGTGGCCTTGCTGGCCTGGGAGACGAAGTCCAGGCCCAGGTGA
- the allB gene encoding allantoinase AllB — protein MSSQPWALASQRVVTESGVREAAVVIREGKVAAVLPLSEVPAGLPVEHVGQKAVMPGVVDCHAHINEPGRTEWEGFETATRAAASGGITTVVDMPLNSIPATTTLAALQLKAAAAEGHCAIDYGFWGGVIPGNGAELEAMAGAGVTGFKCFLIHSGVDEFPHTTREDLERALPVLARCGVPLIVHAELTPDEKPPQGDTRTYRSYLESRPRQWEDDAIRMMVELCRKHRTRVHIVHLSSSDALPDIAAARREGLPFSVETCPHYLTFDAEHIPDGATFLKCAPPIREAENREKLWEGLARGDIDMVVSDHSPCTPALKHLDKGDFSAAWGGIASLQFSLPAVWTGMRERGHGLEALVRWMCRHPARLIGLEGTKGGLTPGADADLLVFDPDATFTPEAAHVRHRHKLTPYAGRALHGVVERTYLRGEPVYTEGAFAARPGGRWVRRPGKA, from the coding sequence GTGAGTTCTCAGCCGTGGGCGCTGGCCAGCCAGCGCGTCGTCACCGAGTCGGGCGTGCGCGAGGCCGCCGTCGTCATCCGCGAGGGCAAGGTGGCCGCCGTGCTGCCCCTCTCCGAGGTGCCCGCGGGCCTGCCCGTGGAGCACGTGGGCCAGAAGGCCGTGATGCCCGGCGTGGTGGACTGCCATGCCCACATCAACGAGCCGGGCCGCACCGAGTGGGAGGGCTTCGAGACGGCCACCCGCGCGGCGGCCAGCGGCGGCATCACCACCGTGGTGGACATGCCGCTCAACTCCATCCCCGCCACCACCACCCTGGCCGCGCTGCAGCTCAAGGCCGCCGCCGCCGAGGGCCACTGCGCCATCGACTATGGCTTCTGGGGCGGCGTCATCCCCGGCAACGGGGCCGAGCTGGAGGCCATGGCCGGCGCGGGCGTCACCGGCTTCAAGTGCTTCCTCATCCACTCGGGGGTGGACGAGTTTCCCCACACCACCCGCGAGGACCTGGAGCGCGCCCTTCCCGTGCTGGCCCGGTGCGGCGTGCCGCTCATCGTCCACGCGGAGCTGACGCCCGACGAGAAGCCGCCTCAGGGCGACACGCGCACCTACCGCAGCTACCTGGAGTCGCGCCCCCGCCAGTGGGAGGACGATGCCATCCGGATGATGGTGGAGCTGTGCCGCAAGCACCGCACCCGCGTCCACATCGTCCACCTGTCCTCCTCGGATGCGCTGCCGGACATCGCCGCCGCCCGGCGCGAGGGGCTGCCCTTCTCCGTGGAGACGTGCCCCCACTACCTCACCTTCGACGCGGAGCACATTCCCGACGGCGCCACCTTCCTCAAGTGCGCCCCACCCATCCGCGAGGCGGAGAACCGCGAGAAGCTCTGGGAGGGCCTGGCGCGCGGGGACATCGACATGGTGGTGTCGGACCACTCGCCGTGTACCCCCGCCCTCAAGCACCTGGACAAGGGCGACTTCTCCGCCGCGTGGGGCGGCATCGCCTCGCTCCAGTTCAGCCTGCCCGCCGTGTGGACGGGCATGCGCGAGCGCGGCCACGGGCTGGAGGCGCTCGTCCGGTGGATGTGCCGCCACCCCGCCCGCCTCATCGGCCTGGAGGGCACCAAGGGCGGCCTGACGCCCGGCGCGGACGCGGACCTGCTCGTGTTCGACCCGGACGCCACCTTCACCCCCGAGGCCGCCCACGTGCGGCACCGGCACAAGCTCACCCCCTACGCGGGCCGCGCGCTGCACGGCGTCGTGGAGCGCACCTACCTGCGGGGGGAGCCGGTGTACACGGAGGGCGCCTTCGCCGCCCGCCCCGGGGGCCGCTGGGTGCGCCGCCCGGGCAAGGCCTGA
- a CDS encoding FAD/NAD(P)-binding protein, whose translation MLLPTPSPTAKSGTGLALLEALLLKDLERLAYPKRSWVLPRRSQQGQAVLDVLIIGGGQSGLAAAFGLLREKVTNLLVVDENAPGLAGPWKTFARMHTLRTPKHLTGPDHNLPNLCFQSWYEAQHGEEAWQQLGLIPKELWADYLDWYRRFLGIPVRCHVRAGALSWRAEDACFAVPLTPQDGGAPEVLLARKVVIATGIDGSGRWESPAMVSRLPRALWAHTRDAIDFEALRGKRVGLLGAGASAFDNGSVALEKGAGEVHLFYRRKTLPTVNAYRWAEFVGFLKHHGDLPDGDRWRFIRRILEMGQLPPHDTYHRARAHPNFHLHAQSPWLDVQAVNGEAHVTTPHGTFAFDTLIVGSGTVTDLTLRPELANVVASIALWKDRYTPPPQEAHEDLARHPYLGPNFEFQEKEPGRAPYLSSLFNYTFGGLPSLGFGGASISGLKYSLPRLVAGITRQLYLEDKDAFFDSLMAYDVKEFEP comes from the coding sequence ATGCTCCTTCCGACTCCGAGCCCTACCGCGAAGTCCGGAACGGGCCTCGCCCTGCTCGAGGCCCTCCTGCTCAAGGACCTGGAGCGGCTTGCCTACCCGAAGCGCTCCTGGGTGCTGCCGCGCCGCTCCCAGCAAGGACAGGCGGTGCTCGACGTCCTCATCATCGGCGGCGGGCAGAGCGGGCTGGCGGCGGCCTTTGGCCTGCTGCGCGAGAAGGTGACGAACCTCCTCGTCGTGGACGAGAACGCGCCGGGCCTGGCCGGGCCGTGGAAGACGTTCGCGCGCATGCACACGCTGCGCACGCCCAAGCACCTCACCGGCCCGGACCACAACCTGCCCAACCTCTGCTTCCAGAGCTGGTACGAGGCCCAGCACGGCGAGGAGGCCTGGCAGCAGCTCGGCCTCATCCCCAAGGAGCTGTGGGCGGACTACCTCGACTGGTACCGCCGCTTCCTCGGCATCCCCGTGCGCTGCCATGTCCGCGCGGGCGCCCTCTCCTGGCGCGCCGAGGACGCCTGCTTCGCCGTCCCCCTCACGCCCCAGGACGGCGGCGCCCCGGAGGTGCTGCTCGCGCGCAAGGTGGTGATCGCCACCGGCATCGACGGCTCCGGCCGCTGGGAGAGCCCCGCCATGGTGTCCCGGCTGCCGCGCGCGCTGTGGGCCCACACCCGGGATGCCATCGACTTCGAGGCCCTGCGTGGCAAGCGCGTGGGCCTGCTCGGCGCGGGCGCCTCCGCCTTCGACAACGGCTCCGTGGCGCTGGAGAAGGGCGCAGGAGAGGTCCACCTCTTCTACCGCCGCAAGACGCTGCCCACGGTGAATGCCTACCGCTGGGCGGAGTTCGTGGGCTTCCTCAAGCACCATGGAGACCTGCCGGATGGGGACCGCTGGCGCTTCATCCGCCGCATCCTGGAGATGGGGCAGCTGCCGCCGCACGACACGTACCACCGCGCCCGCGCCCACCCGAACTTCCACCTCCACGCGCAGAGCCCCTGGCTGGACGTGCAGGCCGTGAATGGCGAGGCCCACGTCACCACGCCCCACGGCACCTTCGCCTTCGACACGCTCATCGTCGGCAGCGGCACCGTGACGGACCTCACCCTGCGCCCGGAGCTGGCGAACGTGGTGGCCAGCATCGCCCTGTGGAAGGACCGGTACACCCCGCCGCCCCAGGAGGCGCACGAGGACCTCGCGCGCCACCCGTACCTGGGCCCGAACTTCGAGTTCCAGGAGAAGGAGCCCGGCCGCGCGCCCTACCTCTCCTCGCTCTTCAACTACACCTTCGGTGGCCTGCCCTCGCTGGGGTTTGGCGGCGCGAGCATCTCGGGGCTGAAGTACAGCCTGCCCCGGCTCGTGGCCGGCATCACCCGCCAGCTCTACCTGGAGGACAAGGACGCCTTCTTCGATTCCCTGATGGCCTATGACGTGAAGGAGTTCGAGCCGTGA
- a CDS encoding heparin lyase I family protein codes for MKNALLSSGPLLFLLSSLACGMPPADEEPPSVLPALAARSQALALQGCSPLAILSVSANGDDGNLPVQTLDDQLDTRWSHLGKGAWIDYDLGMHRAVSGAAIAWHQGNLRANTFTVSISSDGKTYLPVYQGVSSGTTVAAEVYTFIPYTARNVRITVQGNNVNDWASLAEVRVCGYTESLVPLPAATLTWRGDFETGNRSQWSHIQEVSPDRLQVVPSPMREGRYALKATVKQGDDPISTGGNRNELVLVTNEPVGSEYIYSWSTMFAPNFPSVQTWQLFTQWHHEGCCGSPPVEFYVYGEEIRLSVGGSTGSLVWRTPLVRGVWHDFVFRVKWSPDPKTGFIELFHNGRQAVPQRAMATQFNGMLNYLKVGLYRSDTVTQDGIVYHDNWAMARRMENGPLPGDLPPEGLP; via the coding sequence TTGAAGAACGCACTTCTGTCGTCCGGCCCCCTGTTGTTCCTCCTGAGCAGCCTTGCCTGTGGAATGCCCCCCGCCGACGAGGAGCCCCCCTCCGTACTCCCGGCCCTGGCGGCCCGCTCCCAGGCCCTGGCCCTGCAAGGCTGCTCGCCGCTCGCCATCCTCTCGGTGAGCGCCAACGGCGACGACGGCAACCTGCCCGTTCAGACCCTGGATGATCAGCTCGACACGCGCTGGAGCCACCTCGGCAAGGGCGCCTGGATCGACTACGACCTGGGCATGCACCGCGCCGTCTCCGGCGCTGCCATTGCCTGGCACCAGGGCAACCTCCGCGCCAACACCTTCACCGTGTCCATCTCCTCGGACGGCAAGACGTACCTTCCGGTCTACCAGGGTGTCAGCAGCGGAACCACGGTGGCCGCGGAGGTTTACACCTTCATTCCCTATACCGCGCGCAACGTGCGCATCACCGTTCAGGGCAATAATGTGAATGATTGGGCCAGCCTCGCCGAGGTCCGCGTCTGCGGCTACACGGAGTCCCTCGTGCCGCTGCCCGCCGCCACCCTCACCTGGCGCGGCGACTTCGAGACGGGCAACCGCTCCCAGTGGAGCCATATCCAGGAGGTGAGCCCCGACCGGCTCCAGGTGGTGCCCTCGCCCATGCGCGAGGGGCGGTACGCGCTGAAGGCCACCGTGAAGCAGGGGGATGATCCCATCTCCACCGGCGGCAACCGCAACGAGCTGGTGCTGGTGACGAACGAGCCCGTGGGCTCCGAGTACATCTACTCCTGGAGCACGATGTTCGCGCCCAACTTCCCGAGCGTGCAGACCTGGCAGCTCTTCACCCAGTGGCACCACGAGGGCTGTTGCGGCTCACCGCCGGTGGAGTTCTACGTCTACGGCGAGGAGATCCGCCTGAGCGTCGGCGGCAGCACCGGCTCCCTGGTGTGGCGCACGCCGCTGGTGCGCGGGGTGTGGCACGACTTCGTCTTCCGCGTGAAGTGGTCCCCGGATCCCAAGACGGGCTTCATCGAGCTGTTTCACAATGGCCGGCAGGCCGTGCCCCAGCGCGCCATGGCCACCCAGTTCAATGGCATGCTCAACTACCTGAAAGTCGGCCTGTACCGCAGTGACACCGTCACCCAGGACGGGATCGTGTATCATGACAACTGGGCCATGGCCCGGCGGATGGAGAACGGTCCCCTCCCCGGGGACCTCCCCCCCGAGGGCCTCCCCTGA
- a CDS encoding phosphotransferase codes for MSSSSLTPADLQARTARAVSAAVNAGLSLGLEVAQPKVLHDVFSVVVHLSPAPVVVRVPVVLPPGLDAARQTARQARELAVVTWLDSHGLPVVRPSPLVPCEPVQRDGFSMTFWEFVEVDPSRTPDYVAEAALAARLHAVLRGYPGELPFLSPLAATLPTCLALLEENPGLLPPADIERAQGEWALLSPLLSTREGFAAKFPQVSVQPIHGDAPSYNILRTAEGVRYADFEDVTLGPVEWDLSFLGPQGAAVYDAAAAQVGVRALDPAALRVVDSARMLQMVVCHALVPQLPMLAQGLAPSLQAWRDTPFAGGLA; via the coding sequence ATGTCTTCCTCATCCCTGACTCCGGCGGATCTTCAAGCACGCACGGCCCGGGCTGTCAGCGCGGCGGTGAACGCGGGCCTTTCGCTCGGGCTCGAAGTGGCTCAGCCCAAGGTCCTGCATGACGTGTTCTCGGTCGTCGTACACCTCTCGCCAGCGCCCGTGGTGGTCCGGGTTCCCGTGGTGCTGCCGCCCGGGCTGGATGCCGCACGTCAGACCGCGCGCCAGGCCCGCGAGCTGGCCGTGGTCACCTGGCTGGACAGCCATGGACTGCCGGTGGTGCGTCCGAGCCCCCTGGTGCCGTGCGAGCCCGTGCAGCGGGACGGCTTCTCGATGACGTTCTGGGAGTTCGTGGAGGTCGATCCCTCGCGCACGCCGGACTATGTCGCCGAGGCGGCGCTCGCGGCCCGCCTGCACGCGGTGCTGCGCGGCTACCCGGGTGAGCTGCCCTTTCTCTCCCCCCTGGCGGCGACGCTGCCCACGTGCCTGGCGCTCCTGGAGGAGAACCCGGGGCTGCTGCCCCCCGCGGACATCGAGCGGGCACAGGGAGAATGGGCGCTGCTCTCGCCGCTGCTCTCCACGCGCGAGGGCTTCGCCGCGAAGTTTCCCCAGGTCAGCGTCCAGCCGATCCACGGGGATGCGCCCTCGTACAACATCCTCCGGACGGCGGAGGGCGTGCGCTATGCGGACTTCGAGGATGTGACGCTGGGGCCGGTGGAATGGGACCTCTCGTTCCTCGGTCCTCAGGGGGCCGCCGTCTACGACGCGGCGGCGGCGCAGGTGGGGGTAAGGGCGCTCGACCCGGCGGCCCTGCGTGTCGTGGATTCCGCGCGGATGCTCCAGATGGTGGTCTGTCACGCCCTCGTGCCTCAGCTGCCGATGTTGGCTCAGGGGCTCGCACCGTCACTCCAAGCCTGGCGGGATACGCCCTTCGCGGGCGGGTTGGCCTGA
- a CDS encoding protein tyrosine phosphatase yields the protein MRIPPTAPDASSAQLVLDDEGVLVRRFRAPGTVERSPDTEGLAELACSGSAQFSAAGWKDLQARLNVPRERLYVIDLRQESHGFLNGAAISWYAQTNWGCVGLSDEQVIALERLRLLLLERSERIQLGRVEDVKRGLPRVFSEWLRQTVADEAQLLDLPPGHSLRLPVTDHARPSDAAVARFIGWVRGLPPQVHLHFHCRGGKGRTSTFLALYDMLHHAHCLSYDALLERQRRWNDYDLRKSADPASAKAPYIQERTHFLENFYRYARAHPGGGPVSWAQWLAAPGA from the coding sequence ATGCGCATTCCCCCCACGGCCCCCGATGCCTCCTCCGCCCAGCTCGTCCTGGATGACGAGGGGGTGCTGGTGCGCCGCTTCCGCGCGCCCGGAACGGTGGAGCGCTCGCCGGACACCGAGGGGCTCGCGGAGCTGGCGTGCTCGGGGAGCGCGCAGTTCTCGGCGGCGGGGTGGAAGGACCTCCAGGCCCGGCTGAACGTCCCCCGCGAGCGGCTCTACGTCATCGACCTGCGCCAGGAGTCCCATGGCTTCCTGAACGGGGCCGCGATCAGCTGGTACGCGCAGACCAACTGGGGCTGCGTGGGGCTCTCGGATGAGCAGGTGATTGCGCTGGAGCGCCTCCGGCTCCTGCTCCTGGAGCGCAGCGAGCGCATCCAGCTGGGCCGGGTGGAGGACGTGAAGCGCGGGCTGCCGCGTGTCTTCTCCGAGTGGCTCCGGCAAACCGTGGCGGACGAGGCCCAACTCCTGGACCTGCCCCCGGGACACTCCCTCCGGCTGCCCGTCACGGACCACGCCCGTCCCTCCGATGCGGCGGTGGCGCGCTTCATCGGCTGGGTGCGGGGACTTCCGCCCCAGGTCCACCTCCACTTCCATTGCCGGGGGGGCAAGGGCCGCACCTCCACGTTCCTCGCGCTCTACGACATGCTCCACCACGCGCACTGCCTCTCCTACGACGCCCTGCTGGAGCGGCAGCGCCGGTGGAATGACTACGACTTACGCAAGAGCGCAGACCCGGCGAGCGCGAAGGCGCCCTACATCCAGGAGCGGACGCATTTCCTGGAGAACTTCTACCGGTACGCCCGCGCCCACCCCGGAGGGGGCCCCGTCTCGTGGGCGCAGTGGCTCGCCGCTCCAGGAGCCTGA